One window of Akkermansia biwaensis genomic DNA carries:
- the tdh gene encoding L-threonine 3-dehydrogenase, with protein MGRMKALVKTQAGPGLELMDVPMPEVGPNDVLIKIHKTAICGTDLHIWNWDKWAQQTIPVGMHVGHEFCGVIESVGSSVTEYKPGEIVSGEGHIVCGHCRSCRSGQKHLCPNTQGVGVNRPGCFAEYLSIPQDNVVRIHKNIPMEIASIFDPLGNAVHTALSWDLVGEDVLITGAGVIGCMAAAVCKKAGAKTVVITDINDFRLGLARTLGADRTVNVTREKLSDVMKELEMTEGFDVCLEMSGAPSCLKDIIDNSRNGASISLLGIQPDGSSIEWNKFIWKGLKMKGIYGREIFETWHKMDSMIRSGLDIAPIITHRLPYTEFREGFEAMNSGKSGKVVLDWVN; from the coding sequence ATGGGGCGCATGAAAGCTCTTGTAAAAACGCAGGCAGGTCCCGGTTTGGAATTGATGGATGTTCCCATGCCGGAAGTCGGCCCGAACGATGTTCTGATTAAGATTCACAAGACGGCCATTTGCGGCACGGACCTCCATATCTGGAACTGGGACAAATGGGCCCAGCAGACCATTCCCGTGGGCATGCATGTGGGGCACGAGTTTTGCGGCGTGATTGAGTCCGTGGGTTCCTCCGTGACCGAGTACAAGCCCGGGGAGATCGTTTCCGGAGAAGGGCACATCGTCTGCGGCCACTGCCGCAGCTGCCGCTCCGGCCAGAAGCACCTGTGCCCGAATACGCAGGGCGTGGGAGTGAACAGGCCCGGATGCTTTGCGGAATACCTTTCCATTCCCCAGGACAATGTGGTGCGCATTCACAAGAATATTCCGATGGAAATCGCCTCCATTTTCGACCCGCTGGGCAATGCCGTCCATACGGCCCTTTCCTGGGACCTGGTGGGTGAAGACGTCCTGATTACGGGCGCCGGCGTCATCGGCTGCATGGCCGCCGCCGTGTGCAAGAAGGCCGGGGCCAAAACCGTGGTGATTACGGACATCAACGATTTCCGCCTGGGTCTGGCCAGGACCCTGGGAGCGGACCGCACGGTGAATGTGACCCGTGAAAAACTTTCCGACGTGATGAAGGAACTGGAAATGACGGAAGGGTTTGACGTGTGCCTGGAAATGAGCGGCGCTCCCTCCTGCCTGAAAGACATCATCGATAATTCCCGCAACGGCGCGAGCATTTCCCTGCTGGGAATTCAGCCGGACGGCTCCAGCATCGAATGGAACAAGTTCATCTGGAAGGGATTGAAGATGAAAGGCATTTATGGACGTGAGATTTTTGAAACATGGCACAAGATGGATTCCATGATCCGCAGCGGCCTGGACATCGCCCCGATCATCACGCACCGCCTGCCTTATACGGAGTTCAGGGAAGGCTTTGAGGCCATGAATTCCGGCAAGTCCGGCAAGGTGGTGCTGGACTGGGTCAACTGA